The DNA sequence CGTTGAAGCTGTGGTTGCTGGAGATGGAGGCCACCCTGCTTGAGACATCGCAGCGGTCCATTCTGTTGACAGGTGAACCTGGTGTAGGTAAAACCACGCTGTATAGTGTTTTTGCGCGGCGCTGTCAGCGTAAAGGATGGGTTATCTTCGAAGCAGGTTCAACCGAGATTCTTGCCGGCCAAAGTTATGTTGGCCAGCTTGAGGCCCGGATGCAAGAGTTGTTCAAAAACCTGTCTGGCAATCGCAAAGTCATCTGGATAATCCCAAGCTTCCATGAGCTGCTTTTTGCCGGATGGCACCGCGACAACCCGCGCAGCGTGCTCGATATGCTGATGCCTTATCTCGAAAATGGGTCGCTCACCATTATCGGCGAAACAGAGCCAGATGCTTATGAGCGCCTGATTGAGCGGAAGCCTCAACTCCGGGCTGTTATGCAGCGGGTCCACCTGAATCCGCTGGACAACGAAGAAACGATGGCAGTTGCAAATGCCTGGAATCAGGCTTGTCAGGACCAAAAACTGGCCGGCCCCATTTCAAGCCAGATTATGGAAGAAGCGTTTCACCTTGCCCAGCAGTACCTCGACAAAGCTGTAGCGCCGGGTAACCTGATCGACTTCCTGAAGCTTGCGCAACTCACAGATCATGATCCTCACGATGCGCTTACGATCGATGACCTGTTTGAAAGCCTGTCACAATTAACCGGTTTGCCGGCGAGCATTCTGGATGAGCGTCAGGCGCTCGAGCTGGATGCTTTGCACGATCTCTTTCAGTCGCGGGTGCTCGGTCAGCCAGAAGCTGTCGATTGCCTGGTTGAGCGGGTGGCGATGATGAAAGCCGGCGTAAACGACCCGAGTCGCCCGGCCGGTGTTTTCCTGTTTGTTGGTCCTACCGGAACAGGTAAAACTGAAATTGCTAAAACCCTCGCAGAATTCCTCTTTGGTTCTTCTGAACGCATGATCCGTTTGGATATGAGCGAATTCATGACGGAAGATTCGCTGCATCGTTTGCTGGGCAGCCAGCAAGAACTGGCTTCGTCAAACGCCCTGGTCAACCAGATCCGCAAACAGCCGTTCTCCGTTATTCTGCTAGACGAGTTTGAGAAAGCGCACCCCAACATCTGGGACCTGTTTTTACAAGTGTTTGATGATGGCCGGCTCACCGATCGCCGGGGCAACACCGCAGATTTCCGACACAGCATCATCATCCTTACTTCAAACCTCGGTGCAGCCATCCCTCGGGGAAGCCAGCTTGGATTTAGCGGGGACCGCAAAACGTTTTCAGAATCGAGCGTGACGCGAGCTGTATCGAGTACCTTCCGCCCGGAATTTCTAAACCGGATCGACCGAACCGTTGTGTTCAGGCCGCTCGGAAAAGGTGTAGTGCGCGATATCCTGCTAAAAGAACTACGCACCGTACTTAAACGGCGCGGGTTGCGTAATCGGGATTGGGCGGTTGAGATGGAAGACTCAGCCCTCGAATTTTTGCTCGAAAAGGGCTTTACAACCGATCTTGGTGCGCGGCCTCTGAAGCGGGCGATTGAGCGGTACTTGCTTTCTCCACTTGCCATAACCATTGTAAACAATCAGTTTCCGGAAGGGGACCAGTTTCTCTTTGTGCGCAGCAACGGTCGGGCAATCGAGGTTGAGTTTATCGACCCGGATGCTTCGAGCGCAAGCGAGGACGGGCGTGCTGCGGGTGCGTTGCCGGACGGTATGGAAGAATCCCTCAAGACGCTTATCCTTGAGCCGGCTGGCACAACATCTGAAGTGCAGGCGCTTGATGATTTTTACGATGCACTGGCTGCTACCGTTGATGCTGATGCGTGGCAAGACAAAAAAGAAAGCGCCCTTGCGATGACATCTTCCCCCCAGTTCTGGGACTCTGAAGACCGGTTTGCCGTGCTGGGTGATGTGGAATTTCAAGACCGGTTTGAGCGTGCGCTCGATACGGCGCAGGCGTTGCTGGTGCGACTCCGCGGAGAGCCGGCTGAGGAAAGAGCGTCTTATTCGACCGTACTCATCCAACGGTTGGCCCAACGGCTATTCTTGTTGGAGCATGCCTTGCATGGCGACGCAGCAGGCGAACCACGAGATGCTTTCATTTGTGTTGAACCCAGCCTGGAAGAAGATGGCGAAGGCGGGCAACGGTTTGCGTCTGAGCTTAGCCAAATGTATCTGTCGTGGGCTTCAAAACGGCAGATGCGGCATAAGATCTTGATAGAAGATCGGGTTGATGGTGAGCACCTGAACCGCTTTGTGTTGGCTGTTGCCGGCCTCGGGGCGTTCCCGATATTGGATGCAGAAAAAGGCCTGCACGTATGGGAGTCTCCGGGCGAAGGTAAATCGTTTATACGATCGCGTGTACGCGTCCAGGTTGCACCACAACCTGTAGTACCGGGAGATACGGTCAAACAGTTACTCGGACAGGCAGAAGAAGCCTTCGGGGCACTCGGCGACCTGCGCAACATCGTACGGCGCTACAGGGCGCTGCCTTCACCGCTGGTCCGCGACAGCTTGCAAGGCTGGCGCACCGGACGCCTGGAGCGTGTAATGGATGGAGGCTTCGACTTGATTACCGGTGGTTGAATGAACGACTTCAGCAGATGTGAGGATGTGCCGGTTGAGATCTGAGTTTTTCGATAATGAAAAGAGCCGCATGTAGCAAACTACATGCGGCTCTTTTCATTCAGATCGTTTGTTGGTGCTTATGGTTTTTCGAGAGCTGTAAGGAATGAAACCAGTTGGTCGCCTTGCGGACGTAGCACCCGCACGAGGAAGGACTCTCCGGGGGCAATGTCGCTGTAAATGTCCATAAATTCGTTGCGCGAAGTAATGCCCTGACGATCTATTTCAACGAGGATGTCTCGCTGGCGCAATTCAGCTTCGCGATACGCAGCGCTGTTGCGGTCGATTTCGCCAATAAGTACGCCTGCAACGTCGGTATCTTCAACGCCAAGGTTGCGCAAAATCTCAGGCGTGACATTGCGGAGCCCATGAAGTCCGAGTGATTCCATACTCTGAACTTCGTCGTCAACCGGACGCGTCATGTTTTGCGGCTGGCCATTCAGTTCATCGGGCCGTTCTGCAAGCGTTACGGTGATCGACATTTCGCGGCTGCCCCGCACGATGTCCAGTGCTACCCTGTCGCCAGGATTCTTGTTACCAACAATGGTGCGAATCTGGTTGGAGTCTTGCAGCTCTCTGCCATCAACAGCAATTACGATATCGCTATTTTGCAGACCGGCTTTTTCAGCCGCACTGCCCGGCATGATGCTCACGATCTGTGCTGCACCACGAGGAACGTCGAGGTTTTTAGACAGGTTTTCGCTAATGCCTTCGAAGCCTACACCGAGGAAGCCGCGGCTTACAGAGCCGTTGTCGATCAACTGCGTCGCAACATTCTCAACGAGGTCTACGGGTATGGCAAACCCAATACCCTGGTAGCCACCTGAACGCGAGTAAATAGCAGAGTTGATGCCGATCAGCCGGCCCCGAAGGTCTACAAGCGGACCGCCAGAGTTGCCAGGATTGATCGCAGCGTCTGTTTGGATAAAGCTGGCAAAGGCATTCAGGTTACGGATTTGGTCGCTGGTACGGCCCAAAGCACTCACAATGCCTACCGTTACAGTATTGCCCAGGTCAGCAGAGAGGGGAGAGCCCACAGCCATAACCCACTGCCCAACACGGATTTTATCGTTTTCGCCGTATGAAATGGCCGGCAGATTGTCCGCATCAATTTTGATCACAGCCAGGTCGCTCAACGGGTCCGTTCCAATGATTTCAGCATCATAAAACTTGCCGTCATACAAGCGAACTTCAAGTTCATCTGCGCCCGTGATAACGTGGTTGTTCGTTATGATGTAGCCATCAGATCGTGCAATGACACCTGAACCCAGGCCTTCAGACCGGTAGTCTTGTCCCTGGCCTTGGCCGCCATCGCCAAACGGACTGAAAAAATCTTCAAATGGTGTCCCCTGGAACGCGCGTTCTTGCTGGATAACCTTCTCAGAGCGAATCTGCACCACGGTTGGGTTGACAGACTCGGCAACCATGGTGAAGGCTTCTTCGAGCTCCAACGCAGATTTAACGCGCGATTCGCTGATGGCAGTAGTACCTTCTTCGTAAGAAGCAGAGGCCTGGCTTACAGCGGTAAGCTCCCCTTTATTCAGCAAATTGGCGCCGAGGGTTGTGAAAAAGATACCACCGAGGAAAGCAGCAATAATAAATAAAGCCAGTGGGACTGATCGTTTAACGCTCATGGTCTCGTCTCAATTAAATTCTATGCAAATTTGACAACATAATTTTCAGACAGTATGTCGAAAATTGTATACAGGTTGGCCGGCAAATGTCTATTTGCGTATTGAGATGCCACACCCTTCAGGGCAAGACATCCTTATTCATTACCCGTCTCCAGATCGTATCAACTACCTGAAATGCAGGGCTGCGCAGAAACTGACATCCTGGCAGCACCCAGGGGTATTCTGTACCAACATGCATACGAGAAAAAAGCGTGCCGATGCGTAGTTAGCCTGTGTGTCTTTCTTTGTTGTCTTAACGATTGTGTTACCCGATTTCGTATGTAGGCCAGCAATTATTTGCCTGGAATACCCGGCTCGGTCATGTCGCGCACATTCAGGTAAGCATCAAGTTCTGCATCTGAGAGCAGGCCCATCTCTTTGACAACCGTACGCACAGACTTCCGTTCTTTGGCTGATTTTTTGGCGATTTCAGACGCTTTGTCATATCCCACGGCTGCATTCAACGCTGTGGCTATCGAAGGATTGAGTTCTAGCAGTTCCTGGCAGCGTTCGCGGTCTGCGACAATTCCTTCAAGACATTTTTTCCTGAATGCATCGCAGCCCCGGGCAAGGATGGTGATGCTTTCAAGCATGGCGTGTGCCATGACCGGCATCATCACGTTCAACTCAAAGTTGCCGTGCTGACCTCCCACCGTGATGGTTGTTGCGTTGCCCATGACGCGGGCGCAGACCATCATAATGGCTTCACTCATGACCGGGTTTACTTTACCGGGCATAATGGAAGACCCGGGCTGGATGGCCGGCAGTTTTATTTCCGACAGGCCACTGGTAGGCCCACTAGACAGGTGGCGAATGTCGTTGACAATTTTCATGAGGGATACAGCAAGCGTGTTGAGCACGCCGGCGGTCATGACAAACCCGTCCTTGGCAGCCTGTGCCTCAAAATGATTCTCCGCTTCTTTGAACGTGAGCCCTGTTTTGCTGCTTATTTGGGCAATCGCCTCTTTAGAAAACATCATCGGCCGGTTGATGCCCGTGCCTGTTGCGGTACCCCCGAGGGCCAATTCACACAACTCGCTTGAGGCAATTTGTAGCCGGCGAATGCCGTACTGAATTTGGGCTGCATAGCCCCCAAACTCCTGGCCCAGGCGAACAGGTGTTGCGTCCATCAAGTGGGTACGCCCGCTTTTAAGCACGTCGTCAAATGCTTCAGCCTTCTCCTGCAGTGCTGCGTGAAAACGTTCAAGTGACGGGATTAATTCGTCTTCAATCGCCATACGCGCAGAGACGTGCATGGCTGTTGGAATCACGTCATTGGATGATTGGGACATATTGACGTGGTCGTTCGGATGTACCAGTTTGCTGCCCCGCTCGCCGCCGAGTTTCTCTGTGGCAACATTGGATATCACCTCATTGGTGTTCATATTGGTTGAGGTACCGCTGCCGGTCTGGAAAATGTCGAGGACAAACTCACCGTCCAATTCGCCATCAATCACCTGCTGCGCACTTTCTACGATGACACGCATGTTGTCGTCATCCAGCAGGCCG is a window from the Bacteroidota bacterium genome containing:
- a CDS encoding AAA family ATPase, with product MSEQLFIGLLIGFAVAWFIGRSRRVTASTANDAQPLKSSPAPEPEREAVGLPTEKPSLNSLYELVEQLESFLNKTAHPQDLLERTEFQEGVDLLSHPGFTVTELISYGAGDNLGIACMALEALNRRAEEEDVATPLLATINRVYAWPLYYALQALPPSPAYSMIGAVLAQTNDWWVLNQPFQNMLRGFAEQHLALGEVPSFDDRLDDLTSEQLAAIEQLLDALGLEQLEPLRAQLVANQRTRIDVSALNAIGSVWDGDREANPIIEHPALKLWLLEMEATLLETSQRSILLTGEPGVGKTTLYSVFARRCQRKGWVIFEAGSTEILAGQSYVGQLEARMQELFKNLSGNRKVIWIIPSFHELLFAGWHRDNPRSVLDMLMPYLENGSLTIIGETEPDAYERLIERKPQLRAVMQRVHLNPLDNEETMAVANAWNQACQDQKLAGPISSQIMEEAFHLAQQYLDKAVAPGNLIDFLKLAQLTDHDPHDALTIDDLFESLSQLTGLPASILDERQALELDALHDLFQSRVLGQPEAVDCLVERVAMMKAGVNDPSRPAGVFLFVGPTGTGKTEIAKTLAEFLFGSSERMIRLDMSEFMTEDSLHRLLGSQQELASSNALVNQIRKQPFSVILLDEFEKAHPNIWDLFLQVFDDGRLTDRRGNTADFRHSIIILTSNLGAAIPRGSQLGFSGDRKTFSESSVTRAVSSTFRPEFLNRIDRTVVFRPLGKGVVRDILLKELRTVLKRRGLRNRDWAVEMEDSALEFLLEKGFTTDLGARPLKRAIERYLLSPLAITIVNNQFPEGDQFLFVRSNGRAIEVEFIDPDASSASEDGRAAGALPDGMEESLKTLILEPAGTTSEVQALDDFYDALAATVDADAWQDKKESALAMTSSPQFWDSEDRFAVLGDVEFQDRFERALDTAQALLVRLRGEPAEERASYSTVLIQRLAQRLFLLEHALHGDAAGEPRDAFICVEPSLEEDGEGGQRFASELSQMYLSWASKRQMRHKILIEDRVDGEHLNRFVLAVAGLGAFPILDAEKGLHVWESPGEGKSFIRSRVRVQVAPQPVVPGDTVKQLLGQAEEAFGALGDLRNIVRRYRALPSPLVRDSLQGWRTGRLERVMDGGFDLITGG
- a CDS encoding Do family serine endopeptidase; translated protein: MSVKRSVPLALFIIAAFLGGIFFTTLGANLLNKGELTAVSQASASYEEGTTAISESRVKSALELEEAFTMVAESVNPTVVQIRSEKVIQQERAFQGTPFEDFFSPFGDGGQGQGQDYRSEGLGSGVIARSDGYIITNNHVITGADELEVRLYDGKFYDAEIIGTDPLSDLAVIKIDADNLPAISYGENDKIRVGQWVMAVGSPLSADLGNTVTVGIVSALGRTSDQIRNLNAFASFIQTDAAINPGNSGGPLVDLRGRLIGINSAIYSRSGGYQGIGFAIPVDLVENVATQLIDNGSVSRGFLGVGFEGISENLSKNLDVPRGAAQIVSIMPGSAAEKAGLQNSDIVIAVDGRELQDSNQIRTIVGNKNPGDRVALDIVRGSREMSITVTLAERPDELNGQPQNMTRPVDDEVQSMESLGLHGLRNVTPEILRNLGVEDTDVAGVLIGEIDRNSAAYREAELRQRDILVEIDRQGITSRNEFMDIYSDIAPGESFLVRVLRPQGDQLVSFLTALEKP
- a CDS encoding class II fumarate hydratase — protein: MSYRIEKDSLGEVKVPADAKYGAQTQRAADNFPISGIRFPRRFIEALGIIKQAAALSNHKLGLLDDDNMRVIVESAQQVIDGELDGEFVLDIFQTGSGTSTNMNTNEVISNVATEKLGGERGSKLVHPNDHVNMSQSSNDVIPTAMHVSARMAIEDELIPSLERFHAALQEKAEAFDDVLKSGRTHLMDATPVRLGQEFGGYAAQIQYGIRRLQIASSELCELALGGTATGTGINRPMMFSKEAIAQISSKTGLTFKEAENHFEAQAAKDGFVMTAGVLNTLAVSLMKIVNDIRHLSSGPTSGLSEIKLPAIQPGSSIMPGKVNPVMSEAIMMVCARVMGNATTITVGGQHGNFELNVMMPVMAHAMLESITILARGCDAFRKKCLEGIVADRERCQELLELNPSIATALNAAVGYDKASEIAKKSAKERKSVRTVVKEMGLLSDAELDAYLNVRDMTEPGIPGK